A genomic stretch from bacterium includes:
- a CDS encoding NAD(P)-dependent oxidoreductase — translation MAKIEGQRILVTGPAGQIAFPLAARLAKDNEVFGVARFSDGATRERCEAAGIETAVVDLAHPDWSKTPEQFDYVLHLAAVIVPGEDYDTSIEINAGGTGHVMSRFRDAKACLMMSTCGVYAPPRDYGKAVLETDPLGGSPQPYAPTYCVSKISQEAVAKFAAQEFGLPTTIARMNAAYGDNGGFPSMIADMVLGGITVQAMPKGQGDVASPIHEDDIYAHTSGLLEAASVPATIVNWGGDEGVGVGEMAEYVAARLGREAKVEYGADGIHQYWLDPAKRIELAGACDVPWREGVDRMLRARHPEIELQG, via the coding sequence ATGGCGAAGATCGAAGGACAGCGGATTCTGGTGACGGGGCCGGCGGGACAGATCGCGTTCCCGCTCGCGGCACGTCTGGCCAAGGACAACGAAGTCTTCGGAGTCGCGCGCTTCAGTGACGGGGCGACCCGCGAGCGCTGCGAAGCGGCCGGGATCGAGACCGCCGTGGTCGACCTCGCACACCCGGACTGGTCGAAGACGCCCGAGCAGTTCGACTACGTCCTCCATCTCGCCGCGGTGATCGTGCCGGGCGAGGACTACGACACGTCGATCGAGATCAACGCCGGCGGCACGGGCCACGTCATGTCGCGTTTCCGGGACGCGAAGGCGTGCTTGATGATGTCGACCTGCGGTGTGTACGCGCCGCCGCGTGACTACGGAAAGGCGGTTCTCGAGACGGACCCCCTCGGCGGATCGCCCCAGCCCTACGCGCCGACCTACTGCGTCTCGAAGATCTCGCAGGAAGCCGTCGCCAAGTTCGCGGCCCAGGAGTTCGGGCTGCCGACGACCATCGCGCGCATGAACGCGGCCTACGGCGACAACGGCGGCTTTCCGTCGATGATCGCCGACATGGTGCTCGGCGGGATCACCGTCCAGGCGATGCCGAAGGGGCAGGGCGACGTCGCCTCCCCGATCCACGAGGACGACATCTACGCACACACGTCGGGACTCCTCGAAGCGGCGTCCGTCCCCGCCACGATCGTCAACTGGGGCGGCGACGAGGGCGTCGGGGTCGGCGAGATGGCCGAGTACGTCGCCGCGCGCCTGGGTCGCGAGGCGAAGGTCGAGTACGGCGCCGACGGGATCCACCAGTACTGGCTCGACCCGGCGAAGCGGATCGAGCTCGCGGGGGCGTGCGACGTGCCCTGGCGCGAGGGCGTGGACCGGATGCTGCGCGCGCGTCACCCGGAGATCGAGCTCCAGGGCTGA